In the Kitasatospora terrestris genome, one interval contains:
- a CDS encoding PucR family transcriptional regulator yields MRVRDLLAPGAPHLRLLAGEDELDRQVSGVMTTDLQDPGRYLHGGELVLTGMLWRTAPEDSERFVRTLVTGGAVALAAGEAEVGPVPEDLTAACRRHRLPLLAVPDDIAFGTVTEFVGRQVSADRAADLAALVDRHRMLVSAAGGGGLDAVLDLLGGDLDLDCWVLTPTGQVIAGPVDRLTAEDRDQLARAHLGAQRQRRRPPHRARLVTGSYSLIPAAVDPADESPLADWLLAIAGDVTEWTPKRQQLAENLARLVAAERTRRDEGRRLRRRIADETLALLQRDADPAEISRALHASTSMARYEGGTPLPVAGEGNWLVLSAEATGLPDGALRPVLEEALAFASERALVAALGANGAVVVLPALDVPVPADALRELLAPLEAGLGSEGRITVGVCAPAAESGGLRGALEESRHARRIAAARVGRVCVAGPEELASHVLLLAAVPDEVRRAFRSRLLDRVIAYDIEHQADLVRTLEAFLRSDGSWTRCAAQLHVHVNTLRYRIGRIEELTGRDLSRLEDRVDFYLALELA; encoded by the coding sequence ATGCGTGTCCGTGACCTGCTCGCGCCCGGCGCGCCGCACCTGCGGCTGCTCGCCGGCGAGGACGAGCTCGACCGGCAGGTCAGCGGCGTCATGACCACCGATCTCCAGGACCCGGGGCGCTACCTGCACGGCGGCGAGCTGGTGCTCACCGGCATGCTCTGGCGCACCGCCCCGGAGGACTCCGAGCGCTTCGTGCGCACCCTGGTGACCGGCGGCGCGGTCGCCCTGGCGGCCGGCGAGGCCGAGGTCGGGCCGGTGCCCGAGGACCTCACCGCCGCCTGCCGCCGCCACCGCCTGCCGCTGCTCGCCGTCCCGGACGACATCGCCTTCGGCACCGTCACCGAGTTCGTCGGCCGCCAGGTCTCCGCCGACCGGGCCGCCGACCTCGCCGCCCTCGTCGACCGGCACCGGATGCTGGTCTCGGCCGCCGGCGGCGGCGGCCTGGACGCCGTCCTGGACCTGCTCGGCGGCGACCTCGACCTGGACTGCTGGGTGCTCACCCCGACCGGTCAGGTGATCGCCGGGCCGGTCGACCGGCTCACCGCCGAGGACCGCGACCAGCTGGCCCGCGCCCACCTCGGCGCCCAGCGCCAGCGCCGCCGCCCCCCGCACCGGGCCCGCCTGGTCACCGGCAGCTACTCGCTGATCCCGGCCGCCGTCGACCCCGCGGACGAGTCCCCGCTGGCCGACTGGCTGCTCGCGATCGCCGGCGACGTCACCGAGTGGACGCCCAAGCGGCAGCAGCTCGCCGAGAACCTCGCCCGTTTGGTCGCGGCCGAACGGACCCGCCGCGACGAGGGCCGCCGGCTGCGCCGCCGGATCGCCGACGAGACCCTCGCGCTGCTCCAGCGCGACGCCGACCCGGCCGAGATCAGCCGCGCCCTGCACGCCTCCACCTCGATGGCCCGCTACGAGGGCGGCACGCCGCTGCCGGTGGCCGGGGAGGGCAACTGGCTGGTGCTCAGCGCCGAGGCCACCGGGCTGCCGGACGGGGCGCTGAGACCGGTCCTGGAGGAGGCGCTGGCCTTCGCCTCAGAGCGGGCGCTGGTCGCCGCGCTGGGTGCCAACGGCGCCGTCGTGGTGCTGCCCGCGCTGGACGTGCCGGTGCCCGCGGACGCCCTGCGCGAGCTGCTCGCGCCGCTGGAGGCCGGGCTGGGCTCGGAGGGGCGGATCACGGTGGGCGTCTGTGCGCCGGCCGCGGAGAGCGGCGGGCTGCGCGGTGCGCTGGAGGAGTCCCGGCACGCCCGGCGGATCGCCGCGGCCCGGGTCGGGCGGGTCTGCGTCGCCGGCCCCGAGGAGCTGGCCTCGCACGTGCTGCTGCTGGCGGCGGTGCCGGACGAGGTCCGCCGGGCCTTCCGCAGCCGGCTGCTGGACCGGGTGATCGCGTACGACATCGAGCACCAGGCGGACCTGGTGCGCACGCTGGAGGCCTTCCTGCGCTCGGACGGGTCGTGGACCCGGTGCGCCGCCCAGCTTCATGTCCATGTCAATACGCTGCGCTACCGGATCGGCCGCATCGAGGAGCTGACCGGCCGTGACCTGTCGCGTCTGGAGGACCGGGTGGACTTCTACCTGGCCCTGGAGCTCGCGTAG
- a CDS encoding DUF5709 domain-containing protein: protein MADDQLMGDEVYQPDGSEVQDDIGPLEPEDTLDDRGLESALDEGYAPPERPLAVNRYGTTAAEQRAGESLDQRLAQELPDVSTPDGDGIGDTSGTDAEPVDPEAGEARTGRLTVVDGARSDTVAQDVGISGGAATAEEAAMHTVDDPETQSL from the coding sequence ATGGCCGACGATCAACTGATGGGCGACGAGGTGTACCAGCCGGACGGCTCCGAGGTGCAGGACGACATCGGACCGCTGGAGCCGGAGGACACCCTGGACGATCGGGGGCTGGAGTCCGCGCTCGACGAGGGCTACGCGCCCCCGGAGCGCCCGCTCGCCGTGAACCGCTACGGCACCACCGCCGCCGAGCAGCGCGCCGGTGAGAGTCTCGACCAGCGGCTCGCCCAGGAGCTTCCCGATGTCTCGACGCCCGACGGGGACGGCATCGGCGACACGTCCGGCACCGATGCGGAGCCGGTCGATCCCGAAGCCGGCGAGGCCCGCACCGGGCGGCTCACCGTCGTCGACGGCGCCCGCAGCGACACCGTCGCGCAGGACGTGGGCATCTCCGGCGGCGCCGCGACGGCCGAGGAGGCCGCGATGCACACCGTCGACGACCCCGAGACCCAGTCCCTCTGA
- a CDS encoding (2Fe-2S)-binding protein, whose translation MRITFTANGKPVEADDVWEGESLLYVLRERVGLPGSKNACEQGECGSCTVYLDGTPVCSCLVAAGQVQDREVRTVEGLAEENGELGLVQQAFVDAGAVQCGFCTPGLLVQTDALLEKDDQPSDNDIREALSGNLCRCTGYEKIMDAVRLASARKCAGKGHGE comes from the coding sequence ATGAGGATCACCTTCACCGCCAACGGCAAGCCCGTCGAGGCGGACGACGTCTGGGAGGGCGAGAGCCTGCTCTACGTGCTCCGCGAGCGGGTGGGCCTGCCGGGCTCCAAGAACGCCTGCGAGCAGGGCGAGTGCGGCTCCTGCACGGTCTACCTCGACGGCACCCCGGTCTGCTCCTGCCTGGTCGCGGCCGGCCAGGTGCAGGACCGCGAGGTGCGCACCGTCGAGGGCCTGGCCGAGGAGAACGGCGAGCTGGGCCTGGTCCAGCAGGCCTTCGTCGACGCCGGCGCCGTGCAGTGCGGCTTCTGCACCCCCGGCCTGCTGGTGCAGACCGACGCCCTGCTGGAGAAGGACGACCAGCCGAGCGACAACGACATCCGCGAGGCGCTGTCGGGCAACCTGTGCCGCTGCACCGGCTACGAGAAGATCATGGACGCGGTGCGGCTCGCCTCCGCCCGCAAGTGCGCGGGTAAGGGGCATGGGGAATGA
- a CDS encoding NCS2 family permease: MTRISTEPGPTDEAPADDETLTQSPATPPKNKLDAYFKISARGSTFGNEIRGGLTTFMAMAYIVLLNPIILSGADVTGVKLDHAQLTTATALAAAVTTVLMGVIGNVPLAVAAGLSVSGAISALVVPHTTWAQAFGLCVIYGLLIVLLVVSGLREKIMNGIPLPLKHAITIGIGLFVAIIGLYKAGFVHTGGPTPLSLGPFGELEGWPVLIFCVTLLTIFVLLARNVRGAILIGIAAGTVIAVIVHQVAGLDAKAWGGSAPVWPGSPVSAPDFGLFGDIDLFGAFGSKGLGAISASVAVFTLVLAGFFDAMATIIGVGTEAGLADKQGRMPGLSKALFIDGAGGAIGGVAGASGQTVFVESATGVGDGARTGLASTVTGGVFALMLFFSPVAAVVPVQVASAALVVIGSMMMSQARHIDWSDREIAIPAFLTCVLMPFTYSITAGVAAGVISYTAIKAGTGKWREPGPLMWILTGVFVVYFALVPIKSWLGVH; the protein is encoded by the coding sequence ATGACCCGGATCTCCACGGAGCCCGGCCCCACCGACGAAGCACCCGCCGACGACGAGACCCTCACCCAGTCGCCGGCCACCCCGCCGAAGAACAAGCTGGACGCGTACTTCAAGATCTCCGCACGCGGCTCCACCTTCGGCAACGAGATCCGCGGTGGCCTCACCACCTTCATGGCGATGGCGTACATCGTCCTGCTCAACCCGATCATCCTCAGCGGTGCCGACGTCACCGGCGTCAAGCTCGACCACGCCCAGCTGACCACCGCGACCGCCCTGGCCGCCGCCGTCACCACCGTCCTGATGGGCGTGATCGGCAACGTGCCGCTGGCCGTCGCCGCCGGCCTCTCGGTCTCCGGGGCGATATCGGCCCTGGTCGTGCCGCACACCACCTGGGCCCAGGCCTTCGGTCTCTGCGTCATCTACGGTCTGCTGATCGTGCTGCTGGTGGTCTCCGGACTGCGCGAGAAGATCATGAACGGCATCCCGCTGCCGCTCAAGCACGCCATCACCATCGGCATCGGCCTGTTCGTCGCGATCATCGGCCTCTACAAGGCCGGCTTCGTGCACACCGGCGGCCCGACGCCGCTGTCGCTCGGCCCGTTCGGCGAGCTGGAGGGCTGGCCGGTCCTGATCTTCTGCGTCACCCTGCTGACCATCTTCGTGCTGCTGGCCCGCAACGTCCGCGGCGCGATCCTGATCGGCATCGCGGCCGGCACCGTGATCGCCGTGATCGTCCACCAGGTGGCCGGCCTGGACGCCAAGGCCTGGGGCGGCTCCGCCCCGGTGTGGCCCGGCTCCCCGGTCTCCGCCCCCGACTTCGGCCTCTTCGGCGACATCGACCTGTTCGGAGCCTTCGGCTCCAAGGGCCTCGGCGCGATCTCCGCCTCGGTGGCCGTCTTCACCCTGGTCCTGGCCGGCTTCTTCGACGCGATGGCCACCATCATCGGCGTCGGCACCGAGGCGGGCCTGGCCGACAAGCAGGGCCGGATGCCCGGCCTGTCCAAGGCGCTGTTCATCGACGGTGCCGGCGGCGCGATCGGCGGTGTGGCGGGTGCGTCCGGCCAGACCGTGTTCGTCGAGTCCGCGACCGGCGTCGGCGACGGCGCCCGCACCGGCCTGGCCTCCACCGTCACCGGCGGCGTCTTCGCCCTGATGCTGTTCTTCTCGCCGGTCGCCGCCGTCGTCCCGGTCCAGGTCGCCTCGGCCGCCCTGGTCGTCATCGGCTCCATGATGATGAGCCAGGCCCGGCACATCGACTGGTCCGACCGCGAGATCGCCATCCCCGCCTTCCTCACCTGCGTCCTGATGCCGTTCACCTACAGCATCACCGCGGGCGTGGCCGCCGGTGTCATCTCGTACACCGCCATCAAGGCCGGCACCGGCAAGTGGCGCGAGCCCGGTCCGCTGATGTGGATCCTCACCGGGGTCTTCGTGGTCTACTTCGCCCTCGTCCCGATCAAGTCCTGGCTCGGCGTGCACTAG
- a CDS encoding FAD binding domain-containing protein encodes MEFLRPATWDEALAAKAEYPTALPISGGTDVMVEMNFDVHRPSAILDLNRIPELRAWEIDGDVVKLGASVPYTRIIDELSEQLPGLAKAAHTVGSPQIRNRGSVGGNLGGASPAGDAHPALLAAGRDVFVEAASVRGTRLIPIDEFYVGVKRNSLEADELIKTVHIPVADGPQQFSKIGTRNAMVIAVSAFGFALHPKNRTVGTGIGSAAPTPRRAVQAEEYLQGVLAERGLWESGALIPAEAVREFGELVKAAASPIDDVRGTADYRRHTLAVMARRTLTWCWNDYSKQIRSAA; translated from the coding sequence ATGGAGTTCCTTCGGCCCGCAACGTGGGACGAGGCACTCGCGGCGAAGGCTGAGTACCCGACCGCGCTGCCGATCTCGGGCGGCACGGACGTCATGGTCGAGATGAATTTCGACGTGCACCGGCCATCCGCGATTCTCGACCTGAACCGCATCCCCGAGCTTCGCGCGTGGGAGATCGACGGGGATGTGGTGAAGCTCGGCGCCTCGGTGCCGTACACCCGCATCATCGACGAGCTGTCCGAGCAGCTGCCCGGCCTGGCCAAGGCCGCGCACACGGTCGGCTCCCCGCAGATCCGCAACCGCGGCAGCGTGGGCGGCAACCTGGGCGGCGCGTCGCCGGCCGGTGACGCGCACCCGGCGCTGCTGGCCGCGGGCCGGGACGTGTTCGTCGAGGCGGCTTCGGTGCGCGGCACCCGGCTGATCCCGATCGACGAGTTCTACGTCGGCGTGAAGCGCAACAGCCTGGAGGCCGACGAGCTGATCAAGACCGTGCACATCCCGGTCGCCGACGGCCCGCAGCAGTTCTCCAAGATCGGCACCCGCAACGCGATGGTGATCGCGGTGTCCGCCTTCGGCTTCGCCCTGCACCCCAAGAACCGCACGGTCGGCACCGGTATCGGCTCGGCCGCCCCCACGCCGCGCCGCGCGGTGCAGGCCGAGGAGTACCTGCAGGGCGTGCTCGCCGAGCGCGGCCTGTGGGAGTCCGGCGCCCTGATCCCCGCCGAGGCCGTCCGGGAGTTCGGCGAGCTGGTGAAGGCCGCGGCCTCCCCGATCGACGACGTCCGCGGCACCGCCGACTACCGCCGGCACACCCTGGCCGTGATGGCCCGCCGCACCCTCACCTGGTGTTGGAACGACTACAGCAAGCAGATCAGGAGCGCGGCATGA
- a CDS encoding XdhC/CoxI family protein: protein MQDIAEQLQAWHAAGRAFAVATVVGVLGSAPRDPGAALAVDSEGEAIGSVSGGCVEGAVYELCRAAILSGEPALERFGYSDEDAFAVGLTCGGVLDVFVQPIVPGADPGLDAGIAYIASGTPVALARIVDGPAALLGATVAVTADTHHGALSPARPSPAATLHSMRSAQPLHLLECAVVAEARAMLDAGRTGQLVLGLDGRPCDDAAQGTVTVFVESYVPAPRMIVFGAIDFAAAVVRIGKFLGYRVTVCDARPVFATARRFPDADEVVVDWPHRYLDSQLDRIDGRTVLCVLTHDAKFDIPLLERALRLPVGYVGAMGSRKTHLDRNTHLREVGLTDAEIARLRSPIGLDLGARTPEETAVSVAAEIVAHRRGGSCLPLSAGDGPIHHDLARPAETPAPATDEARVSAHAA from the coding sequence GTGCAAGACATCGCCGAGCAGTTGCAGGCCTGGCACGCCGCCGGGCGCGCCTTCGCCGTGGCCACAGTCGTCGGCGTCTTGGGCAGTGCCCCCCGCGACCCCGGCGCCGCCCTCGCCGTCGACTCCGAGGGCGAGGCGATCGGCTCCGTCTCCGGCGGCTGCGTCGAAGGCGCGGTGTACGAGCTCTGCCGGGCCGCGATCCTCAGCGGCGAGCCCGCCCTGGAGCGCTTCGGCTACAGCGACGAGGACGCCTTCGCGGTCGGCCTCACCTGCGGCGGCGTCCTCGACGTCTTCGTCCAGCCGATCGTGCCCGGCGCCGACCCCGGCCTGGACGCCGGCATCGCCTACATCGCCTCCGGCACCCCCGTCGCCCTCGCCCGGATCGTCGACGGACCCGCCGCCCTGCTCGGCGCCACCGTCGCCGTCACCGCCGACACCCACCACGGCGCGCTCTCCCCCGCCCGCCCGTCTCCCGCCGCCACCCTTCACTCGATGCGCTCCGCGCAGCCCCTCCACCTGCTCGAATGCGCGGTGGTCGCCGAGGCCCGCGCCATGCTCGACGCCGGCCGCACCGGACAGCTCGTCCTCGGCCTCGACGGCCGCCCCTGCGACGATGCCGCCCAGGGCACCGTCACCGTCTTCGTCGAGTCGTACGTGCCCGCGCCCCGGATGATCGTCTTCGGCGCCATCGACTTCGCCGCCGCGGTCGTCCGGATCGGCAAGTTCCTCGGCTACCGCGTCACCGTCTGCGACGCCCGCCCCGTCTTCGCCACCGCCCGGCGCTTCCCCGACGCCGACGAGGTCGTCGTCGACTGGCCGCACCGCTACCTCGACTCCCAGCTCGACCGGATCGACGGCCGCACCGTCCTGTGCGTCCTCACCCACGACGCCAAGTTCGACATCCCGCTGCTGGAGCGGGCCCTGCGGCTGCCCGTCGGGTACGTCGGCGCGATGGGCTCGCGCAAGACCCACCTCGACCGCAACACCCACCTGCGCGAGGTCGGACTCACCGACGCCGAGATCGCCCGCCTGCGCTCCCCCATCGGCCTCGACCTCGGTGCCCGCACTCCCGAGGAGACCGCCGTCTCGGTCGCCGCCGAGATCGTCGCCCACCGCCGCGGCGGCTCCTGCCTCCCGCTCTCCGCCGGCGACGGCCCCATCCACCACGACCTCGCCCGCCCCGCCGAGACCCCCGCCCCGGCCACCGACGAGGCCCGCGTCTCCGCGCACGCCGCCTAA
- the pucD gene encoding xanthine dehydrogenase subunit D, whose protein sequence is MSTRTIAGQKNLQNINQASADGIGGSPLRPDGTLKVKGEFAYSSDMWHEDMLWGMALRSPHPRANILSVDISEALKLPGVYAVLTHQDIPGSKFYGLEIKDQPALAIDKVRYHGEPIALVAADHPETARRAVKKIKVEYEVLTPIVTEEQCLDPETHGYVHEPHEFKSHGYGNICHEQKLVSGLGVTDEVRALADVIVTGEYEVGMQDQAFLGPESGLAVPAEDGGIDLYIATQWLHVDREQMAPVLGLPEEKVRLTLAGVGGAFGGREDISMQIHACLLAQHTGKPVKIVYARDESFFGHVHRHPAKMRYEHGATRDGKLVFADCRIVLDGGAYASASPAVVGNAASLGHGPYVIPNVKMHAIALYSNNPSCGAMRGFGAVQAAFGYESQMDKLAAELGMDPVELRQLNAMAEGDHMPTGQRIDSPAPVAELLQRVKDMPLPPPLDLENLDIRAVPGALSNTSHGEGIVRGVGYSVGIKNVGFSEGFDDYSTARVRLEVIGGEPVAMVHTAMAEVGQGGVTVHAQIARTELGVEQVTIHPANTEVGSAGSTSASRQTYMTGGAVKLAAEAVKLALITKGRRRYGWTQNDIDLVGGKVVSEADGVLVAMVDLLGDEAIDLTREHHHRPTQPFDKETGQGFGHVQYTFCANRAVVDVDVELGLVKVVELTAVQDVGKALNPLSVVGQIQGGCTQALGLAVMEEIIVKDGKVRNASFTDYLIPTILDTPPIPVEILELPDPNAPYGLRGVGEAPTVSATPSIVAAIRQATGIALNRIPVRPEHLTGTL, encoded by the coding sequence ATGAGCACCCGGACGATCGCGGGTCAGAAGAACCTGCAGAACATCAACCAGGCGTCCGCGGACGGCATCGGCGGCTCCCCGCTGCGCCCCGACGGCACCCTGAAGGTGAAGGGCGAGTTCGCGTACTCGTCCGACATGTGGCACGAGGACATGCTCTGGGGCATGGCGCTGCGCTCGCCGCACCCCCGCGCCAACATCCTCTCGGTGGACATCTCCGAGGCGCTCAAGCTGCCCGGCGTGTACGCCGTGCTCACCCACCAGGACATCCCGGGATCCAAGTTCTACGGCCTGGAGATCAAGGACCAGCCGGCGCTGGCGATCGACAAGGTCCGCTACCACGGTGAGCCGATCGCGCTGGTCGCGGCCGACCACCCGGAGACGGCCCGCCGCGCGGTGAAGAAGATCAAGGTCGAGTACGAGGTGCTCACCCCGATCGTCACCGAGGAGCAGTGCCTCGACCCCGAGACCCACGGCTACGTGCACGAGCCGCACGAGTTCAAGTCGCACGGCTACGGCAACATCTGCCACGAGCAGAAGCTGGTCTCCGGCCTCGGCGTCACCGACGAGGTCCGCGCGCTGGCCGACGTGATCGTCACCGGCGAGTACGAGGTCGGCATGCAGGACCAGGCCTTCCTCGGTCCGGAGTCCGGCCTGGCGGTGCCCGCCGAGGACGGCGGCATCGACCTCTACATCGCCACCCAGTGGCTGCACGTGGACCGCGAGCAGATGGCCCCGGTGCTCGGCCTGCCCGAGGAGAAGGTCCGGCTGACCCTCGCGGGCGTCGGCGGCGCCTTCGGCGGCCGCGAGGACATCTCGATGCAGATCCACGCCTGCCTGCTGGCCCAGCACACCGGCAAGCCGGTCAAGATCGTCTACGCCCGGGACGAGTCCTTCTTCGGCCACGTGCACCGCCACCCGGCGAAGATGCGCTACGAGCACGGCGCCACCCGCGACGGCAAGCTGGTCTTCGCGGACTGCCGGATCGTGCTGGACGGCGGCGCGTACGCCTCGGCCTCCCCCGCGGTGGTCGGCAACGCGGCCTCGCTCGGCCACGGCCCGTACGTCATCCCGAACGTGAAGATGCACGCCATCGCGCTGTACTCCAACAACCCGTCGTGCGGCGCGATGCGCGGCTTCGGCGCGGTGCAGGCCGCCTTCGGCTACGAGTCGCAGATGGACAAGCTCGCCGCCGAGCTGGGCATGGACCCGGTCGAGCTGCGCCAGCTGAACGCGATGGCGGAGGGCGACCACATGCCCACCGGCCAGCGGATCGACTCGCCGGCCCCGGTCGCCGAGCTGCTGCAGCGGGTCAAGGACATGCCGCTGCCCCCGCCGCTGGACCTGGAGAACCTGGACATCCGCGCCGTGCCCGGCGCGCTGTCCAACACCTCGCACGGCGAGGGCATCGTCCGCGGCGTCGGCTACTCGGTCGGCATCAAGAACGTCGGCTTCTCCGAGGGCTTCGACGACTACTCCACCGCCCGGGTCCGCCTCGAGGTGATCGGCGGCGAGCCGGTCGCCATGGTGCACACCGCGATGGCCGAGGTCGGCCAGGGCGGCGTCACCGTGCACGCCCAGATCGCCCGCACCGAGCTCGGCGTCGAGCAGGTCACCATCCACCCGGCCAACACCGAGGTCGGCTCGGCCGGCTCCACCTCCGCCTCGCGCCAGACGTACATGACCGGTGGCGCGGTGAAGCTCGCCGCCGAGGCGGTGAAGCTGGCGCTGATCACCAAGGGCCGCCGGCGCTACGGCTGGACCCAGAACGACATCGACCTGGTCGGCGGCAAGGTCGTCTCCGAGGCCGACGGCGTGCTGGTCGCCATGGTCGACCTGCTCGGCGACGAGGCGATCGACCTGACCCGCGAGCACCACCACCGCCCGACCCAGCCGTTCGACAAGGAGACCGGACAGGGCTTCGGCCACGTCCAGTACACCTTCTGCGCCAACCGCGCGGTGGTCGACGTGGACGTCGAGCTGGGCCTGGTCAAGGTGGTCGAGCTGACCGCCGTCCAGGACGTCGGCAAGGCGCTCAACCCGCTCTCCGTGGTGGGCCAGATCCAGGGCGGCTGCACCCAGGCCCTGGGCCTCGCGGTGATGGAGGAGATCATCGTCAAGGACGGGAAGGTGCGCAACGCGTCCTTCACCGACTACCTGATCCCCACCATCCTGGACACCCCGCCGATCCCGGTGGAGATCCTCGAACTCCCGGACCCGAACGCGCCGTACGGCCTGCGCGGCGTCGGCGAGGCCCCCACCGTCTCCGCCACGCCGTCCATCGTGGCCGCCATCCGGCAGGCGACCGGCATCGCGCTCAACCGGATCCCGGTCCGGCCCGAGCACCTCACCGGCACGCTCTGA